The Panulirus ornatus isolate Po-2019 chromosome 36, ASM3632096v1, whole genome shotgun sequence genomic sequence GAATTTTTCAGCATGTGGCATAAGTTGAAGAACACTTATTTACAGCTTTGGCTGCAGAAAAGCAGTCTTGCTTAAGGAAAACTTAATGAAATAGGAGATTCTAACATAGATGTGAAATTGGTCTGGCAGTGAATGAAATTTGAATTTGTGATGAAGGTTTGGTTTTTGGACGCATGGAAACCATGATAAAAGTGCATTCAGTAGTTAGTATTTGTAGAACCTCATACATTGTTAATGATGCAGATTAAGGTTAGGATGCATCTGTATGACATTTCAGCGGTAAATTCTTGAGTATTCATTTAATTTGATTTGCGAAGGTGCAGACTTGTCTTGGCAAACCACATTCACCATATTGTAagcaggaggtaaaaaaaagatcCTTTAGTACCTTTTTATATCATAAGTTTTTTTATGAGGATATGGTGAAATATTACTCTGATTTTTAGTACACTGGAGTTTCAGACAGCAGGAATATATTGAACAGCAAGAGGAAGTCATCTGACATTTAGGTGCCATGGAAACTAGAAATTCTTTTGAGGTTATATAAGGATTTCTTAGTGCTGGGGATTGTACCACATTCAGTACAGACTTGTCAGCATGAGAAGTATGGTTTGCAGGATATTTTTCATATTGCACACTAAAGCTGATCATAGATACAGTAATACTTGTGTAAGATTGGGAGCAGTTGAGTTAAGCTTCCGGCTTTGATAGTGAAGTTGGAGTACGAAGAGAAACCTTATGTGGTTACTCAGTACTTGTAAAAAGCACTTTTTGAATTGCTTTTTAAGGGAGAGTAAGATTTGCGCTCcttcatttgatatttttcagATATGTACAAGTAATTTCAGAGTTTGTATGCTCCTTATGCTGATTTTGCAAATGGGATTTGTTAAAAGCAAAAGATCTCAGAGAAGTTGTAATGTTTTTGGTTGTGCTGGAATTGTTAATCATAAATTATGTTCCAGCCAGTTTCCTGAAATATGTTTCATTTGGCTAACCAGCCAGGTTAAAGGTTGTGCACATGGCTAGGGATGAATAATAAATTGTCTGATGCAATAAGGGATTAGTTCACTTGATGCATATATCCTGATTTAGGCATTGTTCATTAGTAATTGATTATTTTCCTACATGATCACCTTTTTTCGGTTTAGCAAGGTAATGCTAacaacagacaaagacagaccgcattcactcatatccattttgtagctgttatatgtaatgcaccaaaaccacagctcccagggCACCACATACCTTTTCACGGTTTATttcagccacttcacatgccatagttcagtccaatgacagcatgttgacctttGTGTACTACATCGTTCtgatttgctctatcccatgcacgcctttcacccaactGCGTGCTCATGTCCCAatccatcaaaatctttttcactccctacATATATCACCAATTTGGTTCCCCCTACTCCTTGTGCCCTCCACTCTTGAGACATACATCATCTTTTTTAACCTTTCCTTGCTGACTTTCCATATTTAGTCATTTATTCTTCAGTGCTTTAGCAAGGAAGCATCAAGAACAATCTGTTGATGGCATCACTTGCTATACACACATTAACTGTCATGTATGAAAAGTCTAGAAACAATCTACCATCCATAGCCAAACCTCACAGACATTTCCATACTTTTTGGTAAGGAGTAAACAAACCTTGCAGATATTTCCATACTTTTGATAAGGAGTAAACAGACCTTGCAGACATTTCCATACTTTATGGTAAGGAATAAACAAGGTTATTAACTTGATGCAGACATAAGATGTTGGCACAGAGGAGTAATCTGTCCAGTTTGAATTATGAATGTTAATTAAAAATTTTGAAGTACTTTGCAAGGAATGTATAGGTCTTGACAGAAGTTTTATCTTGCAGGTCAGAGTGGTGCTGGTAACAACTGGGCTAAGGGTCACTATACAGAAGGTGCAGAGTTAGTAGACTCTGTGTTGGATGTCATTCGAAAGGAATCTGAAAAATGTGACTGTCTGCAAGGATTCCAGCTTACTCATTCCTTAGGGGGTGGCACTGGTTCAGGCATGGGTACCCTCCTTGTTTCAAAAATACGAGAAGAATTCCCCGATAGGATCATGGTTACATTCTCAGTAGTACCTTCTCCCAAGGTGAGAAACATTTGTTAACTGTTACAAAGCCAAAAGACATTTCAAGATGATGACCTTTCTAGTTCTTTAGATCAGTAAAAgtttagtttgaaagaaaaaatggcaAATGGAAAGAACAATGTGAAAGGAGCTTGCATCAAGTAATGTCTCACAGCTCATTTGTATTCAAAACAAGTTTATATTTTATCAGGATTGTTGACATCAAGATAAGAGAATGGTTACCCATTGATTTAAAATCTGAAAACAGACTCTTGCTTATACACAATTTTACAGTATTTTTAGAaataagtgtatgtgggtgggttgggccattcttttgtcatttctttgcgctacctcgctaacgtgggacacagcgacaaagtataatagataaatatataagttTGAAATGTCTCCATGGCTTTAAAGTGACTATGTATTATGCATAAATGCATGtgaaaatttcattttgcttcctttttcacttccttgcACAGAGTTTGATAGAAGTCTTTTATATCCTTCCTTTAACATTTGTGAAAACATTTTATAATGAGTGAATCATGAGGACAGAAATTTTACGAAGTCAGTGTGTTAATGATTTGTTTGAAAGTTGAGTTGTAGACTAAAGTTTCCCTTCTCCATCCATTCCAGGTTTCTGACACTGTGGTAGAACCATACAATGCAACCCTGTCCATCCATCAGCTTGTTGAAAACACAGATGAAACCTATTGTATTGACAACGAAGCGCTGTATGACATCTGCTTCCGAACGCTCAAACTACAAAATCCCACATATGGTGACCTGAACCATCTTGTTTCCCTAACTATGTCCGGGGTTACAACTTGTTTACGTTTCCCTGGCCAGCTTAATGCTGATCTCCGGAAACTTGCAGTTAACATGGTGCCCTTCCCTCGTCTTCACTTCTTTATGCCAGGCTTTGCTCCTTTGACTGCTCGTGGAGCTCAGCAGTACCGTGCTCTCACTGTCCCTGAGCTCACTCAACAGATGTTTGATGCTAAGAACATGATGGCGGCTTGTGATCCTCGTCATGGCCGTTATCTTACTGTTGCTGCTATCTTTAGGGGGCGTATGTCCATGAGGGAAGTTGATGATCAGATGTACAACATCCAGAATAAGAATTCTTCATTCTTTGTAGAATGGATTCCCAACAATGTTAAAACAGCAGTTTGTGATATTCCACCTCGTGGCTTGAAGATGGCTTCAACCTTCATTGGTAACTCTACAGCAATCCAGGAATTGTTCAAGCGTGTAAGTGAACAGTTCACAGCAATGTTCAGGCGAAAGGCTTTCCTCCATTGGTACACTGGTGAGGGAATGGATGAAATGGAGTTTACTGAGGCAGAATCTAACATGAATGATTTGGTGTCTGAATATCAACAGTACCAAGAGGCAACTGCTGATGATGAAGCAGAGTTtgaagaggagggtggtgaggttGAAGGAGAGTATGATTAAATGGATATTTTCATTTTAATCTATCCAGTGCTATTGGTAGCATGTCTGCCAACTTCAGTATTATATTTCCTTGTAATCAAAGGGTATAAATTGCATTTCATTCCACTTCATTTAACTAGAAAGTAGTTATTTTCTGTACCTCATTCTTCTGTGTTCATCTTTTTTTACTGTAAGAGAGATATTTGTTTACGGCTTTTGTATaataaattttctttattttccattgTTTCTTTAAACCATTGGTATGTTTTTTGTTAATGAACAGCATTTCAAATATTACAAAAACTTTTTGGGATGGaaatttttttattaccactaGTAAGCAATGAAGGTTCATTATAATACAAATGATGTACATAGAGTGGAGAAATGAAAACTATAATTAGGTTTGATCAGGCTGACTTTTAGAAGAATGTGAAAACAGGCATGATGACTCTTAAGAGCAATGTAATGTTTTGGTAAAGGGATTTGAAGTGTATCTGGAAGAAAAGTTGTGTGACTACTTTGGTCTCAGGTGAATATGAAATATGGAAATGCATACACGTCTCTTTATCTCTAATACTTGTCCCCTTGAGGAAATGAAGGGGAAGGCCATGGCAGAATGAGGTTTCATAACTTGTGAACCCCACAGCTACTTAGCCTTTTACACTTCACCATTAACGGGACACTGGTGGGGGGTAATGCATATGCAATGTTTTCAGGGGTTTCTACGTAAAGTTTTGACCtaatacttttacctaatgtttatATGTACTATCTATGAATTTGTGTATATCTTTGATGCCATTTCCctatgggaactccctcaaggaggtggccacaacGAAAGTCTTCGTAACTTGAAATCCAGTGCCAGTTCTAGGCATTTGGTCCTCACCCTTAACGGGCCACTTGcggaaggcaactctagtgcagtattcATAGACAACAACGAAATGTTCCTTCCAACtaatacctaatgctcctacctactactactacctaatggaGGTGGCCACAACGAAAGTCTCCGTAACTTGAAATCCAGTGCCAGTTCTAGGCATTTGGTCCTCACCCTTAACGGGCCACTTGcggaaggcaactctagtgcagtattcATAGACAACAACGAAATGTTTCTTCCAACtaatacctaatgctcctacctactactactacctaatgtttaaCATTCCTACCTTCCTACTACTGCTATCAATTACTCttcaccattttgccaaaaggcaatgcTAACGCATAGCACTTGCTCATGAAAACCTAGAGTTACAAAGTTACCTAATTACTGTCAAGTGATATATGACAAGGGATTATATGTTTGTAAACAATGCTAGCAGGccacatatgggtgaggcagaaagaagagataaTTACATAAGTGGAAGCAGTACAGCTTCacaactaaagtgctggctcaccatgtAACTGTTctaaccctctcaatacccaGACAGGTAGTATTTATAATATACTTCCCTTATTGGGGTCTGCACACCAGCTATTACCTTCCTaaaacctactgcttctacctgatCTGATGTTTTTACCTATTACTAGTATCTTGCTCtttaacattttgccaaaaggcagggctagagcATTGTGCAAAATCTAGCTACCAATAATGAATCTGACTTTGAGTTAAGGGTTGTCATttgttatgtgtaacaagagaTTATTTTTGTAGATAATGCCAGAAGTCCATTCAAAGATTCATGAATATTGGTGTATGGGAGTGGTTTTTGTTGTTAGGGTGCAGTTGATTCATTACATAAAAAGTGAAGGTTTATATGTGTGCCTGTCTAATGTCATACTGGACATGGGCCatatacatagtgtgtgtgtgagcttgaaATCATTAACATGAAAAAGGTGTTTAAAGAATTATCAGCTAGATGTAGCTTCAGGTGGCAGCATTAATGAACAATGCAATTGATAGGCCGAAAACCCAAGCAATGTACCTCAACATTGTTATTCTAAGAGTCAATGACTTCATAAATCCTTGCTATAAATGGAATTTAACCACAAATGCAGGATTGATTATGAAAGACCTCTAATTGATAGGTAAAAAGTAATTGCTGTGAAGTTCTTGCAACCTGTATAGCATGAGATTAATATTGCTTTCTCCATGTAGGAGTCTTTTTTTAACCAGCAAATTTACCTGGGTTATCATTTGAAAAGTCAAATGCTAATGAATATAGTTTGCTGGCACTGAAAGAAGCTTCGTAAAAAAAAGACTTGTAACTAGTTTGGATTTTGTTGAGTTTCACCTTTTATAGAATTTTTTGACTCCCTAAATGAAATCAAGTTTTCACGAGACTTTGTAACTTACAACATTTAATGAAGTGAATCGCATAAAACTCAAAACTTGATATTGCCTGAGTTTGGTCCATTATAGAATGACATCTTGGAACTTGACCTGGTTGATCAGATACTAATGAAACTAATTGCTTCATCTAAAGAGTTGATTGGCATAAGACCTGTAACTTCTATAGATTTTGCATTACATTAAGGTTCAATACAAAAATTACTCCTTTGGCCTTGAAACTTAATTTGGTTGGTTTTTATATTCTCCAAACCACCCAAAATTTATTTCACTTTTAGCAGCAATGTTACACTGGAAGTGTTCCCTGAAACACCCATCTAGTTGAGGAAGAGAGTTGCTCCAAATGACTGTAGTAAAATGCAGGATAGAGTTCTTTTTATGGTCAAGAATCTTAGCCAAGGTTCCAACCAATGTGATAAGTTGGTTATAAGATCTCCATTTCAGGGGGTtagtgaatcttttttttctttttttttcaaaagatggaGATCAGTGGATTAAGAAACATTAAAGTGTTGACAATATCTGCACAGGCAGATAATGGAAAAGGTGACATGGATTTAGGAAAAGGCTTGAAAGTTTAGGAAGGATTATGATGTGCACGAACAGATAACTAAAGCTTTTGTAACAATTGATGGATGCTTAGGCAAAGCGATGTAATTGAAAATTTGGAAGTGCCTCATGGTTATATTAAGACACTGATTTGTGCATACACGAATTAAAGGGGTTCCACACTAGCAGGTGGATTTGATTTATGCTTGTGGAGGATGCATCAAGAATGAGTGTATAGTAGGTTGCTGTTTTTTGGTATTAATGGCCTGTGAAGTGTAACAGTTTGACTGGAGAATTAGGAGTTAAGGGGTATGTATGAGGAAGTGATCAGTAAGTACTAACAATGCTGAAGTTGAGTGTAGTTAAAGGGGAAATATTGAAGGTTCGTTCCTTAGGGGTTCTCTTGAATGGCAAGAAAGTCCAGTGCAAGGTGATATGTTATATTTGATATTAATTCCATCTCATAATGTACGAATCAGCAACAGTCAGCAACAGTTTTCCTAAgtccagagaaaaaaaatgaaggttgACAGCTTGTGAACTATATTTTTAAATTTAGGAGATAATGAAAAAACAAACCTATTAATTTGGTATGGCCATATACGACGCATGAAAATGATTTGTTGAAGGAATATGGTAGTATGATTGAAGGTGTATGAGTACACTGTAGAACAGATGGAAAAGTAGTGTGTGTATTGTTCAAAGCAAAGAAGTATTATATTgtaaggttgacagagatattATATTTGTGAACCACAAGTACGATTAGACTTGATACATCTATGGCGAATTTCGCTCAAACAGagcttcgcttttttttttttttcaagatacaAGTTACCACTGGTATTGAGTATATTTAATGCATTTGATTTTAAGCATTGTTGTGGAATAGTAATTGGAAGCTTTATGGGGAAATACTAAGTAAGAAAAACGTTATCGAATTATTTTTCTGTGTACCACAAGGATCTATCACCTCAAGAGCTACAAGAaatcgaaaataaaaaaaaatcatcgaatagacaaagaaatgagaaaaaaaatattctgaaagATATCAGGTTTGTGAATGGATCAAATGATTTGCGGGAAACATGTTTGTTGACATTCTTACACAAGTTGTACGAGGACCGCAGAAAACTTTGTGCACTGAAGTTCTTTATGAAAGTTAATCGTGATTTCATTTAAAGGTTGTGTGAAGAAAACGAAGTAGTGATTTAGGTGTAGGATGGGAAatgcaggaggtaagttgctttcTTTTATTAGCCTGTATTTGGAGGCGAATAATTTGCAAGATGTTACCGGATTTGGCCGTCTTGTGG encodes the following:
- the LOC139760382 gene encoding tubulin beta-2 chain, producing the protein MREIVHIQTGQCGNQIGTKFWEIISDEHGIQPTGEYTSGVDKELMDLQLERINVYYNEGNQGKYVPRAILVDLEPGTMDSVRAGPHGQLFRPDSFVFGQSGAGNNWAKGHYTEGAELVDSVLDVIRKESEKCDCLQGFQLTHSLGGGTGSGMGTLLVSKIREEFPDRIMVTFSVVPSPKVSDTVVEPYNATLSIHQLVENTDETYCIDNEALYDICFRTLKLQNPTYGDLNHLVSLTMSGVTTCLRFPGQLNADLRKLAVNMVPFPRLHFFMPGFAPLTARGAQQYRALTVPELTQQMFDAKNMMAACDPRHGRYLTVAAIFRGRMSMREVDDQMYNIQNKNSSFFVEWIPNNVKTAVCDIPPRGLKMASTFIGNSTAIQELFKRVSEQFTAMFRRKAFLHWYTGEGMDEMEFTEAESNMNDLVSEYQQYQEATADDEAEFEEEGGEVEGEYD